In the Candidatus Electrothrix rattekaaiensis genome, one interval contains:
- a CDS encoding MBL fold metallo-hydrolase: MIKLSFKVCVITVAMSLLFSVTASAQAVKITPLGSHDGEFCSRDRAMLFEDPDGTRVLFDVGQTIAGPEDPRLGKIDVVLLSGVHGDHIGDKRISKVGNGTCANPQTEVETLPNSNTAAIIVGKKAKALLGGEMHKFMQTKVKAAGGSPKQVEVLRFGGERQVGGVRIAIVPVTHSNGIGSSFLNKDIGDLFEHDGLTAYVGPDNGYILNFSNGLVVYLSGDSGIFADQDVTVRRFYGAELAIINAGGIYTSGPKEAAYSITELIQPKAVIPHHMNEAATEKGEIKTGSKTALFKSLIKNIPVYIPLSGRTMEFDGEARCLSGC; the protein is encoded by the coding sequence ATGATTAAATTATCATTCAAAGTTTGCGTCATTACCGTTGCCATGTCTTTGCTGTTTTCAGTAACTGCATCTGCTCAAGCTGTTAAGATCACTCCTTTAGGCAGCCATGATGGTGAATTCTGTAGTCGTGACCGTGCTATGCTGTTTGAAGATCCAGATGGCACGAGGGTGCTTTTTGATGTTGGCCAGACAATAGCTGGCCCTGAAGATCCACGCCTAGGCAAGATTGACGTAGTTCTGCTGAGCGGTGTGCATGGAGACCATATAGGGGATAAACGTATTTCAAAAGTCGGAAACGGTACCTGTGCAAACCCGCAGACCGAAGTCGAAACTCTTCCTAACTCGAATACCGCAGCCATTATTGTTGGGAAAAAGGCTAAGGCCCTCTTGGGGGGCGAGATGCATAAATTCATGCAAACAAAAGTGAAGGCAGCCGGAGGTTCTCCAAAGCAAGTGGAGGTGCTACGTTTTGGGGGCGAGCGTCAGGTTGGTGGGGTACGGATTGCAATCGTTCCGGTTACCCACAGCAATGGCATTGGAAGTAGCTTTTTGAATAAGGATATTGGAGATTTGTTCGAACATGACGGCTTAACAGCCTATGTTGGACCTGATAATGGCTATATCCTGAATTTTTCGAACGGGCTGGTGGTTTATCTTTCTGGCGACAGCGGCATTTTTGCCGATCAGGATGTAACTGTCCGCCGTTTTTATGGCGCAGAGCTGGCCATTATCAACGCAGGCGGAATTTACACCTCCGGGCCTAAAGAGGCAGCTTATTCCATCACCGAGTTGATCCAACCTAAAGCGGTAATTCCCCATCATATGAATGAAGCTGCCACAGAGAAAGGTGAAATCAAAACAGGGTCAAAGACCGCTCTATTTAAGAGTTTAATTAAAAATATTCCTGTGTACATTCCACTGAGCGGTCGCACAATGGAGTTCGATGGTGAAGCCCGGTGCCTCAGTGGATGTTAA
- a CDS encoding CZB domain-containing protein, whose amino-acid sequence MKNAALKIVRRYFCFLLTLSEGGGSCGIISKFLNRFLEMDKKEAVKTLRDAVISHKKWVANAHALIEGVPLEKDKVPVNPTECEFGRWYYTVGQNLNELPGFKDIEEAHDNLHNTYMEIFSILFGEGREPSFFSKLFGRSHKVITEKREEAMAKYYILEEQSKVIIAQLGQIEKVISAMGDKQFQKYNP is encoded by the coding sequence ATGAAAAACGCAGCACTCAAAATTGTGCGAAGGTACTTTTGTTTTCTTCTGACCTTATCTGAAGGTGGCGGAAGCTGCGGCATAATTTCTAAATTTCTCAATAGGTTCTTGGAAATGGACAAAAAAGAAGCTGTTAAAACGCTAAGAGATGCTGTTATCAGTCACAAAAAATGGGTTGCTAATGCTCATGCTCTTATTGAGGGTGTTCCTCTTGAGAAAGATAAAGTTCCCGTTAATCCGACAGAATGTGAATTCGGACGCTGGTACTATACGGTCGGGCAAAATCTGAATGAGCTTCCCGGGTTTAAAGATATAGAAGAAGCGCATGATAATTTGCACAACACTTATATGGAGATATTTTCGATTTTGTTCGGTGAGGGAAGGGAGCCGTCCTTTTTCAGTAAATTATTTGGCCGATCTCATAAAGTTATTACTGAAAAACGTGAAGAGGCTATGGCAAAATATTATATTCTGGAGGAACAATCCAAAGTTATAATAGCCCAGCTTGGCCAAATAGAAAAAGTAATCTCTGCTATGGGTGACAAACAGTTCCAAAAATACAATCCGTAA
- a CDS encoding serine hydrolase: MNRCSFLFITLLAPCVFTLSSGHLQAQAATLPVLSNTAKKAPQAKTLPQLSSPTVNKTTCSPDTSSDTPVILGSKGNISSVKERVAKISCTTTTKSTVTTKKTTDSRRENRKFRFARINKHITSKSVIILDAETGETIFAKAPDNPRQPASTIKVLTGMIAIKRLKDNETVEVSRHAEKMPRSKVYLSTRKKYKANDLINAVLLASANDASVALAEKIAGSEGDFAKLMTLHARLWGAKNTICRTASGLTAKGQQSTARDLAQIFRHAMQDKEFAGRMKRTKIKTSYGKLLRNHNRALWQVDGALAGKTGYTNKARQTYVGQFQRGDDTIVVAIMGSETMWGDIKRLVEYGFKKKEQIRVAQLAEAKTES, encoded by the coding sequence ATGAACCGATGCTCTTTTTTATTTATTACGCTCTTGGCACCGTGTGTATTTACTCTGTCTTCCGGTCACCTGCAAGCACAGGCAGCAACTTTACCTGTTTTAAGCAATACCGCCAAGAAAGCTCCGCAAGCCAAGACGCTGCCGCAACTTTCTTCTCCGACCGTTAACAAAACAACCTGTTCACCGGATACCTCATCGGACACGCCCGTGATCCTCGGGAGCAAAGGCAATATTTCCTCTGTCAAAGAAAGAGTTGCGAAGATTTCCTGCACCACAACCACCAAGAGCACCGTTACGACCAAAAAAACGACCGATAGTAGGAGAGAAAACAGGAAATTTCGTTTTGCCCGTATCAATAAACATATCACCTCAAAAAGCGTTATTATCCTGGATGCCGAAACAGGCGAGACCATTTTTGCCAAGGCCCCGGATAATCCTCGCCAACCGGCATCAACCATTAAGGTGCTTACCGGCATGATTGCCATAAAGCGTCTGAAAGACAATGAAACGGTGGAGGTCAGTCGGCATGCGGAGAAAATGCCGAGATCCAAAGTGTATTTAAGCACCAGGAAAAAATACAAGGCCAATGACCTGATCAACGCTGTTCTTCTGGCTTCGGCAAACGATGCCAGTGTTGCTCTGGCGGAAAAAATTGCTGGCAGTGAAGGTGATTTTGCCAAGTTAATGACCTTGCATGCTCGACTCTGGGGAGCAAAAAACACCATCTGCCGCACAGCCTCCGGCCTGACCGCCAAAGGCCAGCAGTCCACAGCCCGTGATCTCGCCCAGATATTTCGTCATGCCATGCAGGATAAAGAATTTGCTGGTCGCATGAAGCGGACCAAGATCAAAACCTCGTACGGTAAACTTCTGCGCAACCATAACAGGGCACTTTGGCAGGTGGATGGGGCTCTGGCTGGCAAGACCGGCTATACCAATAAAGCTCGTCAGACCTACGTAGGGCAGTTTCAACGGGGCGATGACACCATTGTTGTCGCTATTATGGGCAGTGAGACTATGTGGGGGGACATCAAGCGTTTGGTTGAGTACGGTTTTAAAAAGAAAGAGCAGATCAGGGTAGCTCAACTTGCCGAGGCAAAGACAGAGAGTTAA
- a CDS encoding MFS transporter, with product MRKLNKQVWGWALYDWANSAFATTVMAGFFPIFFKQYWSYGADVNTSTAQLGFANAAASLIVAAMAPLLGAIADRGSAKKSLLLFFAYLGVLMTASLFFVQQGQWLWAVFIYSFGIIGFSGANIFYDSLLPSVAKKDTIDYISSLGFSLGYLGGGLLFLVNVLMTLYPNVFGLANASEAVRWSFLTVALWWGGFSLFILFWVEEEKKVVQSRSVVQIIREGGQQFIGTFQEIRHLKTVFLFLLAYWFYIDGVDTIVRMAVDYGLSLGFASNDLIIALLIVQFIGFPAALLFGKLGQSWGVRKSIFLGIGIYMLITLWGVMMESKNEFYILAGAIGLAQGGIQALSRSFYSRLIPADKPAEYYGFYNMLGKFAAILGPALMGIVGLVVRRILMPPAPTAEQIETVGRIASRWGIGSILLLFLIGGILLYFVDEEKGKREAACLAGGNTV from the coding sequence ATGAGAAAACTGAATAAACAGGTCTGGGGCTGGGCCCTGTACGACTGGGCGAATTCCGCCTTTGCAACAACGGTGATGGCGGGTTTTTTTCCAATTTTCTTTAAACAGTACTGGAGCTACGGCGCAGATGTCAATACGAGCACGGCTCAGCTCGGTTTTGCCAATGCCGCAGCCAGCCTAATTGTGGCTGCAATGGCACCGCTGTTGGGTGCTATCGCCGACAGAGGAAGCGCGAAGAAAAGCCTACTGCTATTCTTTGCCTATCTCGGCGTTTTGATGACCGCCTCCCTATTTTTTGTCCAACAAGGGCAATGGTTGTGGGCGGTTTTTATTTACTCATTCGGAATTATCGGTTTTTCTGGAGCCAATATATTTTATGATTCCCTGCTGCCCAGTGTGGCCAAAAAAGATACTATTGATTACATCTCCAGCCTTGGTTTTTCTCTGGGCTATCTGGGCGGGGGTCTGCTCTTTCTGGTGAATGTCCTGATGACCCTGTATCCGAACGTATTCGGGCTTGCCAATGCCAGCGAGGCGGTGCGCTGGTCTTTTCTGACTGTGGCCCTCTGGTGGGGAGGGTTTTCCCTGTTCATCCTCTTCTGGGTTGAGGAAGAAAAAAAAGTTGTTCAAAGCCGCTCTGTTGTACAGATCATCAGGGAAGGGGGACAACAGTTTATCGGAACATTTCAGGAGATCCGTCATCTCAAAACCGTTTTCCTCTTTCTGCTCGCCTATTGGTTCTATATCGACGGCGTGGACACCATTGTCCGCATGGCTGTGGATTATGGTCTGTCTTTGGGATTTGCTTCAAACGACCTTATTATCGCCCTGCTGATTGTCCAGTTTATCGGGTTTCCGGCGGCCCTGCTGTTCGGGAAACTGGGACAGTCCTGGGGAGTGCGTAAATCCATCTTCCTGGGGATCGGGATCTACATGCTGATCACCCTTTGGGGCGTGATGATGGAGAGCAAAAATGAGTTTTACATCCTGGCCGGGGCTATCGGCTTGGCCCAGGGCGGGATTCAGGCTCTGAGCCGTTCTTTTTATTCACGCCTTATTCCAGCGGACAAGCCTGCTGAGTATTATGGTTTTTATAATATGCTCGGGAAATTTGCCGCCATCCTGGGCCCTGCTTTGATGGGAATTGTCGGCCTTGTTGTTCGGCGAATACTGATGCCGCCTGCGCCCACAGCAGAGCAGATAGAAACGGTGGGCAGGATCGCCTCGCGCTGGGGCATCGGCTCAATTCTTCTGCTCTTCCTTATCGGCGGTATTTTGTTGTACTTTGTGGATGAAGAGAAAGGGAAACGGGAGGCTGCTTGTCTGGCCGGAGGAAATACTGTTTGA
- a CDS encoding DUF4065 domain-containing protein, which produces MTAISKAQPLHAIELAQFIIAAYPDKGITPMKLQKLAYYAKSWTLVAHHPFILADFEKWPYGPVNASIYNAYKQHGADIIPPGIKPVGINEEQEKLLTFILDNYVDYSAFTLSAMTHNEAPWLDAKENTVISDAAIFSYYSNQPFANNFFKLQNGAQQPFHVLKSNSWYSFTLDMDKEEAETFATYPNADDYQQQSRKAKHDFQNLLQELKQYFLRPDKQPPVSLSLHPQSTTKYRR; this is translated from the coding sequence ATGACAGCAATTTCCAAGGCACAGCCTCTACATGCCATAGAGCTTGCCCAGTTCATCATTGCGGCATACCCGGATAAAGGCATCACGCCGATGAAGCTGCAAAAGCTTGCCTATTACGCCAAGTCATGGACTCTCGTGGCGCACCACCCGTTTATTCTGGCTGATTTTGAAAAATGGCCCTATGGGCCGGTAAATGCCTCTATCTATAATGCTTATAAACAGCACGGGGCTGATATCATCCCTCCGGGGATAAAACCTGTAGGCATCAATGAGGAGCAGGAAAAACTCCTCACCTTTATCCTGGATAATTATGTTGATTACTCCGCCTTTACCCTCAGTGCCATGACCCATAATGAGGCACCGTGGCTGGACGCGAAAGAAAACACTGTTATCAGCGATGCCGCAATTTTTTCCTACTATTCCAATCAGCCCTTTGCCAATAATTTTTTCAAACTCCAAAATGGCGCACAACAGCCCTTCCATGTTCTGAAGTCAAATTCCTGGTATTCCTTCACCTTGGATATGGATAAAGAAGAGGCTGAAACCTTTGCCACCTACCCTAATGCAGACGATTATCAACAGCAGAGCCGGAAGGCTAAGCATGATTTTCAAAACCTGCTGCAGGAGCTCAAACAGTATTTCCTCCGGCCAGACAAGCAGCCTCCCGTTTCCCTTTCTCTTCATCCACAAAGTACAACAAAATACCGCCGATAA
- a CDS encoding diacylglycerol kinase family protein: MQFGIIYFLGGMSALLVFWQFWPNLFSAIFIWTALSFFCVSCAYFTNSPGIFRKKRNGKIPFFIKLAFIPFLVIIHSYNKMARNLDKVPSIQRVNDKLFIGDRVTPSDAPVLIEKQIKAVLDVTAEFESLNWAASLENITYLNIPVLDHAIPTEEDLLRAVIWIKNQQVYNGSVLVNCALGRGRSALVVAAFLLSRTKSNDVPDVLEDLKALRKTIRLNKRQRKLLMKVVEHEQFSGLPKAWIIANPASGAGKWAEYKDQIVEDLSSHYLLTIKESSETASIASITEEAVLDEPDTVIACGGDGTVSEVADKLVDTSIKLGIIPGGTTNALCHVLMGVKVKLLPVETACALITAGRTRLIDTAKCNNRLVLLLVGLGFEQKMIEAAGRQEKDEYGQFAYLRGLWQAVQNNDLFTMTLILDDGEPFSIETNSLVVANAAPLTTILAQGKGNPDYFDGLLDITWIKSEPNTGGNSIVGLLELSVSGMLNVNPGFSIGHLHAKKIQITVQPASNYVIDGEVYPPEELNISILPKSLHVYC, from the coding sequence ATGCAATTCGGTATCATCTATTTCCTGGGCGGCATGTCGGCACTGCTTGTTTTCTGGCAGTTCTGGCCGAATCTATTTTCTGCCATTTTTATATGGACGGCCTTATCGTTCTTCTGTGTCAGTTGTGCATATTTTACGAACAGCCCTGGAATATTCAGAAAAAAAAGAAACGGAAAAATACCGTTTTTTATCAAGTTGGCTTTTATTCCTTTTCTCGTAATAATTCACAGCTATAACAAAATGGCGCGAAACCTTGATAAGGTTCCGTCGATTCAACGGGTGAACGACAAGCTGTTTATAGGCGACCGGGTGACGCCAAGCGATGCTCCTGTTCTGATAGAAAAACAAATCAAAGCGGTGCTGGATGTCACAGCGGAGTTTGAATCGCTGAATTGGGCGGCTTCACTTGAAAATATCACGTATCTCAATATTCCTGTTCTTGATCATGCTATTCCCACGGAAGAAGATCTCCTGCGTGCTGTTATCTGGATAAAAAATCAACAGGTTTATAATGGATCAGTTTTGGTCAACTGTGCGCTTGGAAGAGGTCGTTCAGCATTAGTTGTAGCCGCCTTTCTTCTCAGCAGAACAAAGAGTAATGATGTGCCGGATGTCCTGGAAGACTTAAAAGCCTTGCGAAAGACGATACGTCTCAATAAGCGTCAGCGGAAATTGCTGATGAAGGTTGTTGAACACGAACAGTTCTCGGGATTACCCAAAGCATGGATTATCGCAAATCCTGCTTCCGGCGCAGGTAAGTGGGCTGAATATAAGGATCAGATCGTTGAAGACCTTTCATCGCATTATCTGCTGACAATAAAAGAATCTTCCGAAACAGCGTCTATCGCGAGTATAACCGAGGAGGCTGTCCTGGATGAACCGGATACCGTCATTGCCTGCGGAGGAGACGGTACGGTCTCCGAAGTCGCTGATAAGCTCGTCGATACGTCAATAAAACTCGGTATCATTCCGGGAGGAACAACAAATGCGCTGTGCCATGTGCTTATGGGAGTCAAGGTGAAGCTGCTTCCTGTTGAGACAGCCTGTGCTCTTATCACGGCAGGGCGTACCAGATTAATAGATACGGCAAAATGTAATAATCGATTGGTGTTATTGCTTGTCGGTTTGGGATTTGAGCAGAAAATGATCGAAGCCGCCGGTCGTCAGGAAAAAGATGAATACGGACAGTTCGCGTATCTTCGGGGACTTTGGCAGGCGGTTCAGAATAATGATCTTTTTACAATGACACTTATTCTGGATGACGGAGAACCCTTTTCCATTGAAACGAACAGCCTGGTCGTGGCAAATGCGGCTCCGCTGACAACAATACTTGCTCAGGGAAAGGGAAATCCTGATTATTTTGACGGGTTACTTGATATTACCTGGATAAAATCAGAACCCAATACGGGGGGAAACAGCATAGTCGGGTTGCTGGAACTCTCTGTCTCGGGAATGTTGAATGTAAATCCGGGATTCTCAATCGGCCACCTGCATGCAAAAAAAATACAGATAACGGTTCAGCCTGCAAGCAACTATGTCATAGACGGTGAAGTGTATCCGCCGGAAGAGCTGAATATATCAATTCTCCCAAAATCTCTTCATGTCTATTGTTGA
- a CDS encoding alpha/beta fold hydrolase: MEHSPSRLAQYPFTPKTFQLADGHRLSYLDEGDGPTVVMAHGNPSWSYLYRNVVTALKPKYRCLVPDHLGCGFSDKPQDYPYLLQNHIDNFTALLDSRGIERCVVVVHDWGGAIGMGWAGQHPERVAGLVVLNTAAFHSRRIPLRIAVCRWPLLGTLLVRGLNGFALPATFIAVSRKMRPEVKAGFLAPYDSWGNRVAVHRFVQDIPLQSDHPSWDSLGRVEDSLDQLGDKPMLICWGGRDFCFNDHFYAEWRQRFPHAQSHYFPEAGHYVLEDALPEVLEQLQPFLAHCHAES, from the coding sequence ATGGAACATTCTCCTTCCAGGCTTGCTCAGTATCCTTTTACCCCGAAGACCTTCCAGCTTGCTGACGGCCATCGCTTGTCCTATCTTGACGAAGGCGACGGCCCGACTGTGGTCATGGCCCACGGCAACCCCTCCTGGTCCTATCTGTACCGTAATGTGGTGACAGCCTTAAAGCCCAAGTACCGTTGCTTGGTTCCGGATCATCTGGGCTGCGGTTTTTCCGATAAGCCGCAGGACTATCCTTATCTCCTCCAGAATCACATTGATAATTTTACGGCCCTGCTTGATAGCCGAGGCATTGAACGCTGTGTTGTGGTGGTGCATGATTGGGGCGGGGCCATCGGGATGGGATGGGCAGGACAACATCCTGAACGGGTGGCCGGACTGGTGGTGCTTAATACCGCTGCCTTTCATTCCAGGCGCATTCCCCTGCGGATCGCGGTCTGTCGCTGGCCCCTGCTCGGCACCCTTCTGGTGCGGGGACTGAACGGTTTTGCTCTGCCTGCAACCTTCATAGCGGTGAGTAGGAAGATGCGGCCTGAGGTCAAGGCGGGCTTTCTTGCGCCCTATGACAGCTGGGGCAACCGGGTGGCGGTTCATCGTTTTGTTCAGGATATTCCTTTGCAGTCTGATCACCCTTCCTGGGACAGCCTCGGTCGGGTGGAAGATTCCCTGGATCAGCTTGGCGATAAGCCCATGCTTATCTGCTGGGGCGGGCGTGATTTCTGCTTTAATGATCATTTTTATGCCGAATGGCGACAACGTTTTCCTCACGCACAAAGCCATTACTTCCCTGAAGCAGGGCATTACGTGCTGGAAGATGCCCTGCCCGAGGTGCTGGAGCAGCTTCAGCCTTTTCTTGCTCACTGTCATGCTGAAAGCTGA
- a CDS encoding 3-oxoacyl-ACP synthase III, with product MKYSRVCLHSFGYELPPNVVTSADLEQQLSSVYRRLKLPEGRLELMSGIRSRRFWNPETLPSEGAILAGRKALLASGLTASDIDFMVFTSVSRDMMEPATASFVHHGLGLGSRCQIFDISNACLGFLNGMLMLANMIELGQVRYGLIVASETAEDLVCSTIEKLQADEALTRKTIKPAFASLTIGSGAVALVMGSKKIKDTGHRLVGGSWRANTRHSDLCHGGQQQETQGTLMTTDSELLLEKGVETAEFCWQDFHKETGWDKEKIDRFFCHQVGQAHARKLFSTLELDPERNFETLPVLGNVGSVSAPITMAMGIEKGKLKKGQRGALLGIGSGINSVMLGVEW from the coding sequence ATGAAATATTCCCGTGTCTGCCTTCACAGCTTCGGCTATGAATTGCCTCCCAATGTAGTGACCTCGGCTGATCTTGAGCAGCAGCTCTCGTCAGTCTACAGACGACTGAAGCTTCCAGAAGGCCGTCTTGAGCTGATGAGTGGTATCCGCAGTCGGCGATTTTGGAATCCAGAAACGTTACCCAGTGAAGGTGCTATTCTTGCCGGACGCAAGGCCTTACTTGCTTCGGGACTCACAGCCTCTGATATTGATTTTATGGTGTTCACCTCGGTGAGTCGGGATATGATGGAGCCTGCCACAGCCTCTTTTGTTCATCACGGTCTCGGTCTGGGGAGTCGTTGTCAGATATTCGATATTTCCAATGCATGCCTTGGGTTTCTCAATGGTATGCTCATGTTGGCGAATATGATTGAGTTGGGCCAGGTTCGCTACGGACTTATTGTGGCCTCTGAGACTGCCGAGGATCTGGTTTGCTCCACCATTGAAAAATTACAAGCTGATGAAGCTCTGACTCGCAAAACTATCAAGCCCGCCTTTGCCTCTCTGACCATCGGCTCAGGTGCGGTTGCTTTGGTTATGGGCTCCAAGAAGATTAAAGATACCGGTCATCGTTTGGTCGGCGGTTCTTGGAGAGCCAATACCCGTCATAGCGACCTCTGTCACGGCGGTCAGCAGCAGGAGACACAGGGTACCCTGATGACCACGGATTCTGAGTTGCTGTTGGAAAAAGGAGTTGAAACAGCGGAATTCTGCTGGCAGGATTTTCATAAGGAAACAGGCTGGGATAAGGAGAAGATTGATCGGTTTTTCTGTCATCAGGTCGGGCAGGCCCATGCCCGCAAGCTTTTTTCCACCCTTGAGTTGGATCCAGAGCGTAACTTTGAGACCCTGCCAGTGCTGGGTAATGTGGGTTCGGTGTCTGCACCCATTACAATGGCAATGGGAATCGAAAAAGGAAAGCTCAAAAAAGGACAGCGGGGAGCTTTACTGGGTATCGGTTCCGGGATCAACTCGGTGATGCTGGGCGTTGAGTGGTAA
- a CDS encoding type IV pili methyl-accepting chemotaxis transducer N-terminal domain-containing protein, with product MYVFKLRTVALLTVLITVFFFSHVLQAAENMPELVNKSGMQRMLSQRIAKAYFYLGNDVSVKETKLQLDMSIERFKKNHALLKANVEDAETKDLLSFVEDNFSEYNDLVYKPYNQENATRVLELSDTLLKACHSVVLNLEDQSGNHVDHIINVAGKQRMLSQQVSKFYIAYQAGFRDETTVHQLNNAVEEFESGLKKLMSEGRNDEEINALLVKTKKEWERISPYFLKVRKGGLPLMVLTATDEVTKLADRITSRYVDKIATK from the coding sequence ATGTATGTTTTTAAGCTTCGGACTGTGGCTCTGCTGACAGTCCTCATTACGGTGTTTTTTTTCTCGCACGTACTACAGGCAGCCGAAAATATGCCTGAATTGGTTAATAAATCGGGAATGCAACGAATGTTGTCACAGCGGATAGCTAAGGCCTATTTCTATCTTGGTAACGATGTTTCTGTAAAAGAAACGAAGTTACAGCTGGATATGTCTATTGAACGATTCAAAAAGAATCACGCTCTCCTGAAGGCAAATGTGGAGGACGCTGAAACCAAGGATCTGCTCTCTTTTGTTGAGGATAACTTTTCAGAATACAATGACTTGGTCTATAAACCGTATAATCAGGAGAACGCGACTCGCGTTTTGGAGTTAAGTGACACTCTGTTGAAAGCTTGTCATTCAGTTGTTCTCAATCTTGAAGATCAATCCGGTAATCACGTTGATCATATTATTAATGTTGCCGGTAAACAGCGTATGCTCTCTCAGCAGGTCTCAAAGTTTTATATTGCCTATCAGGCCGGATTTCGGGATGAAACCACTGTTCATCAATTGAATAATGCTGTTGAAGAGTTTGAGTCAGGCTTGAAAAAACTGATGAGTGAAGGCCGTAATGATGAAGAAATAAATGCTCTGCTTGTCAAAACTAAAAAAGAGTGGGAACGGATTTCCCCATATTTTCTTAAGGTTCGTAAGGGGGGGTTGCCGCTCATGGTTTTGACAGCGACCGATGAAGTTACCAAGCTCGCGGATCGGATTACTTCACGCTATGTGGATAAAATTGCTACCAAATAG
- the dprA gene encoding DNA-processing protein DprA — MEGRNDIRDWLTLVALPGLGCVLTRRLLAAFATPDKVLTAGKTVAEVPGVGRNLIELFSTPFRLDKARSWAEQEYARVRARNIRLLCCDDPLYPSLLLNTHDYPILLYCLGDLDCLHLPAVAVVGSRTPTDYGKSVSAALARQLVANGLVVVSGLAKGIDGQAHIGALEAGGKTIAVLGCGLDVVYPRGHDSLYKQIGVQGLLVSEYPLGTPPEGFRFPARNRIVSGLSLGVVIVEAAVRSGALITARLALEQNREVFAVPGRIDSPKSEGPHRLLRQGAALVRSVEDILVELPPSARSREVPLSADHKKASVTPSTAPRNLKPLPDDLSAAEKDLMLSIKGTSIDIEQLSEVTALPLNTLHGLLLGLELRGLIRQLPGQQYVRI; from the coding sequence ATGGAGGGGCGTAATGATATCCGGGACTGGCTGACGCTGGTTGCTTTACCCGGATTGGGTTGCGTCCTTACCCGACGTCTTCTTGCTGCTTTTGCTACACCGGACAAGGTGTTGACTGCTGGTAAGACGGTTGCTGAAGTTCCGGGTGTCGGCAGAAATTTAATTGAACTTTTTTCTACGCCATTCCGTTTGGATAAGGCCCGTTCTTGGGCTGAACAGGAATATGCCCGTGTTCGTGCCAGAAATATTCGGCTCCTCTGCTGTGATGATCCTCTCTATCCTTCTCTTCTTCTGAATACCCACGATTATCCGATTCTTCTTTACTGCTTAGGGGATCTTGATTGTCTTCATCTCCCGGCTGTTGCAGTGGTCGGATCTCGCACGCCGACAGATTACGGTAAAAGCGTCAGTGCAGCACTTGCCCGACAACTTGTCGCGAATGGACTTGTTGTGGTCAGCGGGCTTGCCAAGGGTATTGATGGTCAGGCGCATATTGGTGCGCTTGAGGCTGGCGGCAAGACCATAGCTGTCCTCGGATGCGGTCTGGATGTTGTCTATCCAAGAGGACACGATTCTCTGTATAAACAGATAGGTGTGCAAGGGCTGCTGGTCAGTGAATATCCCCTTGGTACACCGCCGGAGGGTTTCCGTTTTCCGGCACGTAACCGTATTGTCAGCGGCCTTTCTTTGGGTGTTGTGATTGTTGAGGCCGCTGTTCGGTCCGGGGCACTGATTACAGCCCGGCTTGCTCTGGAACAGAATCGGGAGGTCTTTGCTGTGCCAGGGAGGATCGATTCGCCAAAGAGCGAGGGGCCTCACCGTTTGCTGCGGCAAGGTGCCGCCTTGGTTCGCTCTGTTGAAGATATCCTTGTAGAATTACCCCCATCGGCCCGCTCCCGTGAAGTTCCCCTGAGCGCGGATCATAAAAAAGCATCAGTTACTCCATCAACTGCCCCTCGGAACCTCAAACCTCTTCCAGATGATCTTTCAGCAGCTGAAAAAGATTTGATGTTGTCCATTAAGGGCACCTCGATTGATATTGAGCAGTTGTCCGAAGTGACTGCTCTGCCGCTTAATACGCTCCACGGTTTGCTTCTTGGTCTTGAGCTGCGCGGTTTAATCCGGCAGCTTCCAGGTCAGCAGTATGTGCGTATCTGA